In the Colwellia sp. 20A7 genome, one interval contains:
- a CDS encoding DUF1186 domain-containing protein: MTLEQALLVIANVQGNELPVEALETIKSHWLVFYPDLERLMDQFIADDTSLTEEQNSILFFGTFLLAELKYYPALSKCLQLFSRSDTFLTSIEGVFGDALTELTPSLFYNVANGETQALSDYIADGHQAMYCKASAMEAVFAQYELTIIDKTELSKHVSRWLASFLAVPGSINSFLISALADSCIEYQLDHFKEQFIGLCDQSLTDQSLTDQSIFDEQRFTQTEVNAWHKSKSLSLIASGTIQTEFNLVETLQSWIEDDNESSEDLLLENDDLDIFDSLMGEGGLLSNILYDEQTIIDNSVPISSLPSVGRNDPCLCGSGKKYKKCCLK; this comes from the coding sequence ATGACTTTAGAACAAGCTTTATTGGTAATAGCGAATGTACAGGGTAACGAACTACCCGTTGAAGCACTTGAAACAATTAAAAGCCATTGGTTAGTATTTTATCCTGATTTAGAACGGTTAATGGATCAATTTATTGCGGATGATACTTCTCTTACTGAAGAACAAAATTCTATTTTATTTTTTGGTACATTTCTACTAGCAGAATTAAAATATTATCCTGCGTTATCAAAATGTTTACAGCTTTTTTCACGCAGTGATACGTTTTTAACATCTATAGAAGGTGTTTTTGGTGATGCACTTACAGAATTAACCCCTAGTTTATTTTATAATGTTGCTAATGGCGAAACACAAGCGTTGTCTGACTATATTGCTGATGGTCATCAAGCGATGTATTGCAAAGCATCTGCCATGGAAGCGGTATTTGCTCAATACGAACTGACTATCATTGATAAAACAGAACTCAGTAAGCATGTTTCTCGCTGGTTAGCGTCATTTTTAGCGGTACCTGGTTCAATTAATAGTTTCTTAATTAGTGCATTAGCAGATTCCTGTATTGAATACCAATTAGATCATTTTAAAGAGCAGTTTATAGGCTTGTGCGATCAAAGCTTGACCGATCAAAGCTTGACCGATCAAAGCATATTTGATGAACAGCGTTTTACACAAACCGAAGTCAATGCTTGGCATAAATCTAAGTCACTGAGTTTAATTGCTTCGGGTACTATTCAAACAGAGTTTAATTTAGTTGAGACCTTACAATCTTGGATTGAGGATGACAATGAAAGCTCAGAAGATTTACTTCTTGAAAATGATGATCTGGATATATTTGATTCACTAATGGGAGAGGGCGGTTTATTGTCTAATATATTGTACGACGAACAAACAATTATAGACAACAGTGTGCCAATTAGTTCATTACCTTCTGTTGGTCGTAATGACCCTTGTCTGTGTGGCAGTGGTAAAAAATATAAAAAGTGCTGCTTAAAATAA
- a CDS encoding PQQ-dependent sugar dehydrogenase, with the protein MNNNTLTIKKLYMSFFMLITSAITCAETQNKEYNVSTIVENLKYPWSIAFLPNNDMLVTERIGALRIIRDGKLLEKAISGLPDIYVDGPACLFDILLDPNFEKNQKLYISYSAGTASNNFVAVMSATLQGMTLQQTKVIFTGSSRNTPHHHGARMTFLPDGTLLITAGDGFNFREQAQSLESMLGKVLRINTDGSIPKDNPFVGQNNVRPEIYSYGHRNPQAILVSKTGEVWLHEHGPQGGDELNLLKSGLNYGWPAISYGIDYSGALISPFTQAKGMQQPVTYWIPSIAPAGMTEYQGDIFPQWRGNLFIAALAGKSVRRLSLVDNSVVKEETMLVERQQRIRDIRTSPDGYLYVLTDSKQGQLLKLSPAL; encoded by the coding sequence ATGAACAATAATACCCTTACAATAAAAAAACTCTACATGAGCTTCTTTATGTTGATTACCAGTGCTATTACTTGTGCGGAAACACAAAACAAAGAATACAACGTATCAACGATAGTCGAAAATTTGAAATACCCTTGGTCGATCGCCTTTTTGCCTAATAATGATATGTTAGTGACTGAACGTATAGGCGCCTTAAGAATAATTAGAGATGGTAAGCTACTTGAAAAAGCCATTTCTGGCTTACCTGATATTTATGTCGATGGCCCCGCATGTTTATTCGATATATTGTTAGATCCTAACTTTGAAAAAAATCAAAAGCTTTATATCTCATACAGTGCAGGAACAGCCAGTAACAATTTTGTAGCCGTAATGAGCGCAACATTGCAAGGTATGACATTACAGCAAACAAAAGTGATATTTACAGGTTCAAGTAGAAATACGCCACATCATCATGGCGCAAGAATGACCTTTCTGCCTGATGGTACGCTTCTTATCACAGCGGGCGACGGCTTTAATTTTCGTGAACAAGCACAATCCCTAGAAAGCATGTTAGGGAAAGTATTGAGAATTAACACTGATGGCAGTATTCCTAAAGACAATCCGTTTGTTGGTCAAAATAATGTAAGGCCTGAAATATACAGCTATGGCCATCGTAATCCACAAGCTATTTTAGTCAGTAAAACGGGAGAAGTTTGGCTCCATGAACATGGCCCTCAAGGCGGTGATGAATTAAACTTACTTAAATCAGGCCTTAATTACGGGTGGCCTGCTATTAGTTATGGTATCGACTATTCAGGGGCGCTAATTTCTCCATTCACCCAAGCAAAAGGTATGCAGCAACCTGTTACCTATTGGATACCTTCAATTGCGCCTGCAGGAATGACTGAATATCAAGGTGACATTTTTCCACAGTGGCGAGGAAACTTATTTATCGCCGCGCTCGCAGGAAAAAGTGTGAGGCGTTTAAGCTTAGTTGATAATTCAGTGGTCAAAGAAGAAACGATGTTGGTTGAGCGCCAACAACGAATACGAGATATAAGAACCAGCCCTGATGGCTACCTTTATGTTTTAACGGACAGTAAACAAGGACAACTA
- a CDS encoding B12-binding domain-containing radical SAM protein, which produces MTEQKHHPELNVTQIHLTDDNFSLSSMPESIKIEPVKPETTKSSLIDQASPKIVLATLNARYFHTSFGLRYLYANLKELQQYCEIKEFIIQTRAMDIVEQILASKPDIVGFGVYIWNIVETTDVVSLLKVIAPEIKIILGGPEVSYETEQQAIVQCADYVLTGPADLSFYQLCKDLINNTPPDKKIVHSKPVELKDLASPYEYYTDEDLTHRLLYVEASRGCPFKCEFCLSSLDKTSVPFEITQFLAQMEILYNRGARNFKFIDRTFNLNINTTMHIMQFFLDRMTDDLYLHFEVVPDHLPRKLKEQLALFPKGSLQFEIGIQTFNVEVQKNISRKQNNAKSKENLLWLKDNTHAHIHADLIFGLPGETFDSFKDSFNQLYHCRPHEIQMGILKRLKGSPIIRHTEAFDLRFNPLPPFNILSTDRVSFTTMQRINRFARYWDMIGNSGRFKYSLPHILSDEPFDDFMAIAEWIFNKTGQIHKINLKKLFELISQAVESLYPEKHALVIEKIEQDYEAAKLKSLFSGLNLYAVSKDDSKKLETTTKNKALKRQQQHMS; this is translated from the coding sequence ATGACAGAGCAAAAACATCACCCAGAACTCAACGTTACGCAAATTCATTTAACGGACGATAATTTTTCACTGTCATCAATGCCTGAGTCTATAAAAATTGAGCCAGTAAAACCTGAGACAACAAAGTCTAGTTTAATAGATCAAGCATCTCCTAAAATTGTACTGGCGACCCTTAATGCCCGTTATTTTCATACCAGCTTTGGACTGCGATACCTCTATGCTAACTTAAAAGAATTACAGCAATACTGTGAAATTAAAGAGTTTATTATTCAAACGCGGGCGATGGATATTGTTGAACAAATCTTAGCGTCAAAACCCGATATTGTTGGTTTTGGTGTTTATATTTGGAATATTGTTGAAACGACTGATGTTGTTAGTTTATTAAAAGTGATTGCACCTGAAATTAAAATTATTTTAGGTGGTCCAGAAGTCAGTTATGAAACTGAGCAGCAAGCCATAGTCCAATGTGCTGATTATGTGTTAACCGGGCCGGCAGATTTAAGCTTTTATCAACTCTGTAAAGATCTGATCAATAATACGCCACCAGATAAAAAAATAGTGCATTCTAAACCTGTCGAACTAAAAGACTTAGCGTCGCCTTATGAGTATTACACCGATGAAGATTTAACTCATCGTCTGCTTTACGTTGAAGCGTCGCGAGGTTGTCCGTTTAAATGTGAATTTTGTTTATCGTCTTTAGATAAAACATCGGTACCGTTTGAAATAACACAATTTTTAGCGCAAATGGAAATTCTATATAACCGCGGTGCACGAAATTTTAAATTTATTGATAGAACCTTTAACTTAAACATTAATACCACTATGCATATTATGCAGTTCTTTTTAGATCGCATGACTGACGACTTGTATTTACATTTTGAAGTAGTGCCTGATCATCTTCCTAGAAAACTAAAAGAGCAACTAGCGTTATTTCCTAAGGGTAGTTTACAATTTGAAATTGGCATACAAACGTTTAATGTTGAGGTACAAAAGAATATCAGCCGTAAACAAAATAATGCTAAATCAAAAGAAAATTTACTTTGGTTAAAAGATAATACCCATGCACATATTCATGCGGATCTTATTTTTGGTTTACCGGGGGAAACTTTTGATAGTTTTAAAGATAGTTTTAACCAGCTGTACCATTGTCGACCACACGAAATTCAAATGGGTATTTTAAAACGTTTGAAGGGCAGTCCTATTATCCGACATACAGAAGCGTTTGATTTACGCTTTAACCCTTTGCCACCGTTTAATATATTAAGTACCGACAGGGTGAGTTTCACTACTATGCAACGTATTAATCGCTTTGCTCGATATTGGGATATGATTGGTAATTCAGGGCGTTTCAAATACTCGTTGCCACATATATTGTCTGATGAGCCGTTTGATGATTTTATGGCCATTGCGGAATGGATTTTTAATAAAACAGGGCAGATTCATAAAATCAATTTGAAAAAACTGTTTGAGCTAATTTCGCAAGCGGTGGAATCCTTATACCCAGAGAAACATGCATTAGTTATTGAAAAAATTGAACAAGATTACGAAGCTGCTAAATTAAAAAGCCTCTTCAGTGGACTGAATCTTTACGCTGTTTCAAAAGATGATTCAAAGAAATTAGAAACAACAACTAAAAATAAAGCACTTAAGCGTCAACAACAACATATGAGCTAG
- the trxC gene encoding thioredoxin TrxC, which translates to MLEFYQIDNLSNTFNIILQRLNMTDSFIHIVCSHCSTKNRLAKSKLNDKPACGKCGKPVLSINPVVGSDTNFNRYITHNDLPVIVDFWASWCGPCKQFAPTFEQMAGDMYTQACFLKLDTEQNQSTAGSYNIRSIPTLMIFHHGKEITRLSGALPKAQFKQWLIENLPTV; encoded by the coding sequence ATGCTAGAATTTTATCAAATAGATAATCTTAGCAATACATTCAATATTATTTTACAAAGGTTAAATATGACTGATTCATTTATTCATATAGTTTGCTCGCATTGTAGTACAAAAAATCGTCTCGCTAAATCAAAGCTTAACGATAAGCCCGCATGTGGAAAATGTGGGAAGCCTGTGCTCTCAATAAATCCTGTTGTCGGTAGTGATACAAACTTTAATCGTTATATTACACATAATGATTTACCCGTTATTGTAGATTTTTGGGCTTCATGGTGCGGACCATGTAAACAGTTTGCACCGACATTTGAGCAGATGGCAGGTGATATGTATACCCAGGCTTGTTTTTTAAAGTTAGATACCGAGCAAAATCAAAGTACAGCAGGTAGTTATAATATTCGTTCTATCCCCACTTTAATGATTTTTCATCATGGAAAAGAAATTACCCGTTTGTCAGGTGCTTTACCTAAAGCACAATTTAAACAATGGTTAATTGAGAACTTACCCACAGTGTGA
- a CDS encoding sensor domain-containing diguanylate cyclase: MNKIKTFSERVLRITRTTALSIAVLTVGLSLTILEWQNAVETILLEDQLRFEQETDKSLLNIQKQMETYQQVLRGIKGLFLASDKVNRNEFKVYTEELALEQNYPGILGVGFALSIAPDERADHIASIRAEGFPDYVMSPKGEREEYTSIVYLEPFSGNNLNAFGFDMYSEKVRRAAMDKSRVSNKLALSGKVSLVQDVERGPISGVLLYLPVHHNNDGQVGVTSKKLYGWVYAPFSMDILMEGILSDKLKINLNIYDGTAINKKTQLYSSMQSEQEFEEMAFQHTEQLVIAQRTWTVVFSANDDFAQSHVNTEGLAVLLLGSLFSILITLVVWSLSTSKNRAEARAEFMNKELSETEFRWKSALSGAEHGVWDWNNLTNSVTFDTKWKSMLGYADDEIKNEFSEWKRLLHPEDWERAEVAIANFVSGKTNIYNLEQRLQAKDGKWIWILCRGDAVSWTDDGRVARSIGTHTDITEQKKLELALTESHLRFRGAFETAAMGIALVGLKGEWIEVNSSLLNMLQYSEEELLKLTFQDITHPEDLNLDLEHLTELLTGKIKSYQMEKRYFCKDGSTVWVFLSVSMVVDTKGEPVHFVSQIENITVRKELQKQILHQASHDELTGLPNRRFLKERLTRTFDLSRRYRRAFAVMYIDVDHFKQVNDEYGHDVGDELLIWLTEKLSNCLRATDTLARQGGDEFVLILSEIKSPSDASLIAKNIFKALKEEFSYGTFQKQVSVSVGIAISEPESSDSIEDLLRKADIALYQVKRAGRNNFKHYKEDDSV, encoded by the coding sequence ATGAATAAAATTAAAACTTTTTCTGAAAGAGTACTTCGTATTACGCGAACGACTGCATTAAGTATTGCTGTTCTAACCGTAGGTCTCTCATTAACAATCTTAGAATGGCAGAACGCAGTGGAAACGATTCTTTTGGAAGATCAACTGCGTTTTGAACAAGAAACTGATAAGAGCTTATTAAATATACAAAAGCAGATGGAAACATATCAGCAAGTACTTAGAGGTATAAAAGGGCTGTTTCTTGCTTCAGATAAAGTCAATCGAAATGAATTTAAAGTTTACACTGAAGAGCTTGCATTAGAGCAGAATTATCCAGGAATATTAGGTGTAGGATTTGCTCTTTCTATTGCACCCGATGAACGGGCAGATCATATAGCAAGTATTCGTGCAGAAGGGTTTCCCGATTATGTTATGTCGCCCAAAGGAGAGCGAGAAGAATATACTTCCATTGTATACCTTGAACCATTTAGTGGAAATAATTTGAATGCATTTGGGTTTGATATGTATTCAGAAAAAGTCAGACGAGCAGCAATGGATAAGTCTAGAGTGAGTAATAAACTAGCGCTTTCAGGCAAAGTAAGTTTGGTACAAGATGTCGAACGAGGTCCTATCTCAGGCGTCTTGTTATACCTTCCTGTTCACCATAATAATGACGGGCAGGTTGGTGTAACCTCAAAAAAATTATATGGATGGGTTTATGCTCCGTTTAGTATGGATATACTGATGGAGGGTATTTTATCCGATAAACTAAAGATTAATTTAAATATATATGATGGCACGGCCATAAATAAAAAGACGCAACTATATTCTTCAATGCAAAGTGAGCAAGAATTTGAGGAGATGGCTTTTCAGCACACGGAGCAACTAGTTATTGCTCAGCGAACATGGACTGTTGTATTTTCGGCAAACGATGACTTCGCTCAATCTCATGTGAATACTGAGGGGTTGGCTGTTTTGTTGTTAGGGAGTTTATTTTCAATATTGATAACATTAGTTGTTTGGTCTTTATCTACTAGTAAAAATAGAGCTGAAGCAAGAGCCGAGTTCATGAATAAAGAGCTATCTGAAACAGAGTTTCGATGGAAGTCGGCATTGTCTGGTGCCGAACATGGTGTTTGGGATTGGAACAACCTTACTAATAGTGTCACTTTCGATACTAAATGGAAGTCCATGCTTGGCTATGCTGACGATGAAATTAAAAATGAATTTTCAGAATGGAAACGCTTACTTCATCCGGAAGATTGGGAACGTGCTGAAGTAGCAATTGCAAATTTTGTTAGTGGTAAAACGAATATTTATAATCTAGAGCAAAGGCTTCAAGCGAAAGATGGTAAGTGGATATGGATTCTTTGTCGAGGAGACGCGGTTAGTTGGACTGACGATGGGCGTGTTGCCCGTAGTATAGGAACTCATACCGATATTACTGAACAGAAAAAATTAGAACTAGCTCTTACCGAAAGTCATCTACGCTTTCGAGGTGCATTTGAAACAGCAGCAATGGGCATTGCATTAGTGGGGCTAAAAGGTGAATGGATTGAAGTGAATTCGTCTTTGCTTAATATGTTGCAATACAGTGAGGAGGAGCTTCTTAAGTTAACTTTTCAAGATATTACTCACCCGGAAGATCTTAACCTAGACCTAGAACATTTAACGGAATTGTTGACCGGAAAAATAAAAAGCTATCAAATGGAAAAACGTTATTTTTGTAAAGATGGCTCTACTGTTTGGGTTTTCCTTAGTGTTTCTATGGTGGTAGATACTAAGGGGGAACCTGTTCACTTTGTTTCTCAAATAGAAAATATCACTGTTCGTAAGGAGCTTCAAAAACAAATATTACATCAAGCCAGTCATGACGAGCTAACAGGGTTACCTAACCGCCGCTTCTTAAAAGAACGATTAACGCGCACCTTTGATTTGAGTCGTCGATACAGGCGAGCGTTTGCAGTTATGTATATTGATGTTGATCATTTTAAACAAGTAAATGACGAGTATGGTCATGATGTAGGCGATGAATTACTTATATGGCTTACTGAAAAACTAAGTAATTGCTTAAGGGCAACTGACACCTTAGCACGTCAAGGTGGAGATGAATTTGTATTAATATTATCAGAAATAAAATCACCGAGTGACGCTTCTTTAATAGCAAAAAATATTTTTAAAGCGCTTAAAGAGGAATTCTCCTATGGCACTTTTCAAAAACAAGTATCTGTTAGTGTTGGTATTGCAATTTCAGAACCAGAGAGTAGCGACTCAATTGAAGATTTATTGAGGAAGGCAGATATTGCCCTATACCAAGTTAAACGTGCAGGGCGTAATAATTTTAAGCATTATAAAGAGGATGATAGCGTTTGA
- a CDS encoding tRNA-uridine aminocarboxypropyltransferase encodes MKIFLLTHERELRRATNTGAIAIQNAHNIVERILWERLSPNDMLTQLINNNEAILLYSKQAISLSEPPSTVYLSAIPINIEDYENIIIIDATWQESKKIFNQSPYLKKAPQFTLKTTHDSLYKLRANQPKGGLCTIECIIEVLKLKEKYKLAAELSLKFNLFNC; translated from the coding sequence ATGAAAATATTTTTACTTACTCATGAACGTGAATTGCGCAGAGCCACAAACACGGGCGCTATTGCGATACAAAACGCTCACAATATTGTTGAACGGATACTTTGGGAAAGACTATCTCCTAATGACATGCTTACGCAACTAATCAATAATAATGAAGCGATCTTATTATATTCTAAGCAAGCGATATCACTGTCAGAACCTCCCTCAACAGTATATTTATCTGCAATACCTATAAATATTGAAGACTATGAAAATATCATTATTATTGATGCTACGTGGCAGGAATCTAAAAAAATTTTCAATCAAAGTCCCTATTTAAAAAAAGCCCCGCAATTCACCTTGAAAACCACACATGATTCGTTATACAAACTTAGAGCGAATCAACCTAAGGGGGGATTATGCACTATTGAATGCATAATCGAAGTTTTAAAACTGAAAGAAAAGTATAAATTGGCAGCAGAGTTATCATTGAAATTTAACCTATTTAATTGCTAA